The DNA segment ATCGGCATCTTCCACGACATGGGCATTGGTTAAGACTAAGCCATCTGCACTAAAAATAAACCCCGATCCGGTTCCTTCCCGCACCCGACGACGTTCTTGAGGGGCTTCTTCCCCAAAAAATCGTCGATAAAAAGGCTCCTGTTCCTTTTGTGATATAATTCGAGCCGAGTCAAGGCGAACAACGGCTGGACCCACGGTTTGGGCTGCTCTAGCAATAAAGCTGGAACTTTCTAGAGGAGGCGTAGCGGGTCGTGAAGAAGGATCGGGAAGTTGGATCGGCTGCACTGGGGAGAGATCAACTGCCGGTGATGGATCGTCTTGCCAATATTGACTGGCAGATAATCCAGCCACTCCTCCTAAAGTAAGTAAACCCAAATAAAGTCCTAGTTGCTTGCTGAATCGGCTCATGGGGTAGCGTTTTGCTTTTCTTTTCTAGTGTACGTAATTTTTTGGAAAGTAGCAGATGACGCAGACGTCTCGGCAATGGAAAAAGCTCTTCATTTTTAATTTGCGGTGGCGAGGAGGAATTATGATTGCCCTCCCTGTAATTTGTTTGCTGACCGCAATTTTAATGATTGCTGGCTTACGGTCTCAAACGGCAAATGCCCGGACTCAAGAACAAAAAAGTCAAAGTATTCTCAATGCTGCCAATGCCTTGCTGCTGGGATTACAAGGGGCAGAATCGGAAGTCCGGGGTTATAGTGTTACCCAAAATCAGACGTTTTTAGATAACTATGAAAAAGCACAAACCACGATTAATAAAAACTGCGATGAGTTACAAGCTTTAGCCCAAGAAAGTGCCATACAAAAAACAGAAGTTGCTCAAATTCAAGAGTTAGTTAAACAACAACTGAATCATTTAGAAGCAACGATTCAACTGAGTCAAAATTCAACAAAAATCACCCAACAATCTTCGGTCCTTGATCGGCAACTTTTAAAAAATGAGATTCAATTTCAAGAGCTAGAAAATGTAATCGCGCAGTTTATTGAACAACAAAAAAATGCGCAAGCGCAACGGGAAGCAAAAGTTGAGACTTGGAAAAATTTAACCACACAAGTGCAATGGTTAGCCCTGATTGTTGGCTTAACAGCAACCGGTGGCGCGATTTATCTTTTTATTAATTTAGATCATCAATTGTCACAATATACAGATCGGATTGAAGAAAGTAATGCTTATTTAGCGCGGACGACCCAAACCCTCGAAAAACGCAATCAAGAGTTAGACCAATTTGCTTACATTGTATCTCATGATCTCAAAGCGCCTTTACGCGCGATCGCGAATCTTTCCAGTTGGATTGAAGAAGATTTAGCCGGCAGATTAGACCCAGAAATGCAACATCAAATGGATTTATTACGCGGAAGAGTCCATCGCATGGAAGCGTTTATTAATGGCATTTTGGAATACTCTCGTGTCGGACGAATGCGCTCACAAGTCGAGACCGTCAATGTGGAATCGTTACTGAAAGAAATTATTGATTCCCTTGCCCCGCCGCCGGAATTCACCATTGAATTTTCGACTCCGATGCCCACTTTAGTCACTGATCCCTTACCCTTACAACAAATCTTTACAAATTTAATTAGCAATGCGATTAAACATCATCATCGTTGCGATGGAAAAATTTTTATTGCTTCCCAAGAACTAGCAAACGCTTACCAATTTAGCATTAGCGATGATGGACCCGGCATTGATTCCAAATTTCATGAAAAAATATTTATTATGTTTCAAACGCTCCAAGCGCGCGATACTGTAGAAAATACAGGTGTTGGCTTAGCAATTATTAAAAAAATTCTTGACGATAAAGGAGGAACAATTAAAGTAGAGTCGGAACCCGAAAAGGGAACTACTTTTTATTTTACCTGGCTTAAAAGATAAACCAATTATCCATTTCTGAGAACTCTATTTTTAAGTAGAGGAAAAGAAATGGTAGCCTTTGTTACACTGAAGAGCCATGACGTTAATTGTTGCAACAAAAATGTCAAAAAAACAACTCAATATTTTATTAGTAGAAGATGATGAAGTTGATGTAATGACCGTGCAACGCGCCTTTAAGAAAAATAATCTTCTAAAAGACCATCAACTGTTTGTGGCCAATAATGGGATTGAAGCCTTGAATTTACTGCGAGGAGAGGGAACGGAAACAATGCCCTTGCATAACCGGTTGGTCTTGCTTGATTTGAATATGCCCAAAATGGGGGGAATTGAATTTCTCCATGAACTAAGGGCTGATCCCTGCTTGCAAACAACCTCTGTCATTGTCCTGACGACATCTGATGAAGACAGAGATAAAGTAGAAGCGTATAAGTTTAATGTTGCCGGTTATATTCTCAAGCCGGTGACATTTGATAAATTTGTGGATACGATCGCGGTAATTGATGAATATTGGCAGTTGAGTCAACTGCCAACGATTTATCCAGATCATTAATGGCTATGGTAAAAGTGTTACTGGTAGAAGATGATGAAGTGGATCGCATGGCGGTTGAGCGCGCTTTGAAAAAAGGCGTGGAAGATGAACTGATTATCCTCTCAGCAGACAACTGTACTAGTGCCCTCGACAACTTAGACAGTCATGATGATCTCGAATGTGTCTTTTTAGACTACCGACTGCCCGATGGCGATGGCTTAAGTTTAATTGAACAAATTCGGAGTCAGTACAGTAAACTACCTTTGGTGGTCTTAACCGGACAAGGGGATCATCAAGTGGCAGTTGACTTGATGAAAGCGGGGGCGATTGATTATTTATCTAAAGCAGAAATCTCTCCGGAAAATCTCTCCCAAAGCCTCCACCGCGCGGTTCGGGTGTATCGTGCCGAACGCGAAGCCGAAGCAGCTAATGCGCGTCTTCGGGAAAGTGAAGAACGCTATCGACTGGTTTTAGAAGGCTCGAATGAAGGGATTTGGGATTGGAATGTTGAATCACAAGTCGTCTATTGTAATGACCGCTTTCTACAAATGATTGGTTTAGCACCAGGGGAGCGAGAAATTGAAAAAGACCAGTTCTATGGTCAAATTCATCCCGATGATCGTGCCCAGGTGAAAGCAACGGTTGAAGACTGTTTGCTGGGTACAATTAACCAAATCGAAGTTGAATTTCGCGTCCGTCATACCTCTGGCGAATATCGCTACTGCATTGCTCGCGGCAAAGCGCAACATACTCTTCGCGGAGAAGCCCGGCGCCTCTCAGGGGTTTTAATTGATATTACTGAACGCAAGCGCAATGAAGTGCGCAGTCAGTTTCTTGCCGAAGCTAGTCAACTCTTGTCTTCTTCTCTAGAATATCGCACCACCTTGGAAAATTTAGCGCGTCTGGCGGTGCCTCGCCTTGCGGATTGGTGCGCGATCGATGTGGTGGATGGAGAAGGGGTTTATGGGAGTCCACCCAGCTTAAAACGCATTGCAGTGGCTCATGTTGATCCCAATAAAGCGAACCTGGTTTGGCAATTAGAACCTTATCTCAATAATCAAGAAAAAAAACAATATCATTGTGGTGCTGCTGTCTTGCGAAGTCATGGTTCCGATGCCTGTTTTTATGTCAATGGGGCGAAAAATTATGATATGGCGGTAGATCAAGAACATCTCCATATTTTAGAAGCATTGGATTGTCGTTCTTACATCTGTGTACCTCTAGCCGTTGGTGAAGAAATTTTAGGCACGCTCTTGTTTGCCAGTAGTGAATCGGGGCGACATTATACCCAAGCCGATTTATCCTTAGCCGAAGATTTAGCCCAACGGGCGGCGTTAGCAATTGAAAATGCTCGTTTGTACCAGGAAGCGCAAGAAGCAACCAATAATTTACGCACCACTTTTCGGATTTTACAAGAACAAGAACAACAGCTGCGCACCCTCCAACAGTTAACAAACTTGTTGAATCAACGGTTGAGTAATTTGCCGGAACTCTTAAAGGTGATGGCACAAGCCACCTATAAAACCATTGCCCACGCAGAAGTCTGTTTAATTGCTTTGTACAATTCCCATCAGGAAGTGATGTTAACGGTTGTGGCCGGAGAACAGACAGAAAATGTCGATTTAAAGCAGGTTTTTTCCTTAGAAAAAGGGGTTCTGAAATCCGTTTTTACTCACGGTAAGCCAGAAATTTATCAAAATGACCAGGGGATTGAACAGTTACCGCATTTGATGTATGGGGTTGCGATTGAATCGGCAAAATCAGGACGCTTAGGGATTTTAGCCGTAGGTCGTTGGCATCAAAACGCAAGGGAAAATTTTCAAGCAACGTTTAATGAAGAAGATCAAAAGCTATTAAAAGCGGTGGGAGAACAAGCCGCGATCGCGATCGATAATGCCCGACTGATTAAAAGTTTAGAAGAGGGAGAAGAACGCCTCGAACAACAAAATAAAATTCTCGCTCAGCAAAATCAAGAGTTAGAAAAACAGCAACGGCATATCAAATTACAAAATATCAAATTGCTCGAAGCAGCGCGTTTAAAATCCCAATTTATCGCTACCATGTCTCACGAACTCCGCACGCCCATGAATGCGATTATTGGCTTTTCGCAGTTGTTGTTACGGCAAGTGAAAGAGACCTTAAAGCCGCAACATACCCAAATGTTAGAGCGTATCTTGAGTAACGGAAAAACCCTACTGGCTCTGATTAATGATATTCTAGACCTTTCCAAAATGGAAGCAGGGCGATTAGAATTGCGCCTTGAACGCTGTAACCTGCAAACCGTTATTTCTGATACGGTAGAAGAGCTGCGATCGCTGGCAGATGAAAAAAAGATTGCCTTAAATTTTCGGTCTGAATTGAAAAATCCTTGGGTTACGAATGATAGTACCCGGATTCGTCAAGTTATTATTAATTTACTCTCCAATGCAATTAAATTTACTGAAGAAGGCTCAGTAACAGTTATTGTTAGAGAATTACCGGAAAATTGGATTAAAATTATGGTTCAAGATACCGGAATTGGCATGACCGAAGAAGAAAAATCGCAGATTTTTGAAGCCTTTCGCCAAGTGGATCAGACCTTAACGCGCAAATATCCTGGAACCGGCTTAGGACTGGCAATTACTGATTCTTTAGTGTCATTAATGGGTGGAGAAATTACGGTACATAGTGTGATCCATCAAGGCTCTTCTTTTGAAGTTAAACTCCCTCGTGAAGTTAAGGAAGAGGATAACAAAACCTATTCTCAGTCTTCTTGTCAATCGGGTCATCTTTATTAATTTATGATTAGCGCATGGCAAGCAAAATCACTGGAGGGTTTCAGTAGAGATGAGAGGAAATTAATTACCCAATCCTCTCACCGCTTGCTGATTTTAGTTAACTGATGCGTTTTTCCAAATATTGACCAATCATAATTTCTTCTCCAGCACGGGAAATAATCGTCTGGCGAGTGCGATACCGATCACTGATCAGTTTGAGTTCTTCTTCAAAAACGGAACCGTTATATTCGGTTCGCAAACAGAGGGTATTGGGATTGGTAAAGTAATATTCGGCAGTGACGGGAGAGGCAATGGCAAAGCCGCGATCGCGATATAAGGTATTTCCCAAGGCACCAAATAAGGTGGAATCTTCGGATTGCTTTTTCCCAGTCTTGCTATCTTCACTTCTCCAACTCACTTTTGCGCCACACAAGAGAGTTCTTGGAGGAAATTCATGTAACCCTTCTAAAATCGCAAGTGCTTCACTTCCGGCTTCGAGAAATTCGACCCAAATCTCACTGGTTACTTCTTTCGTTTTTCCATCCGTTAAAGTGTAGTAACGGCGTTGGGAATGCCAATGACCGGCAGTGGTGCGGAAAAATTGAGCAATTAAGGGTTCAGTTTGGGTTGAGAGTGGCTTCGATTGTACTTTCACAGATATCCTCGCGCTAAGCTGGCTTTACCAGAAAAATTTGTTTTTCCGGTATTTACTTTACATTGTTTAACAAAAATAAGGCAAATCGCTTCCCTCTGTTGTAATAAATTTAGCGGAATTGGCAGAAAATCGAACTCATGGCAAAAGTTGAACTGCGACAAGTATCACGACGTTATGGTAAAACCAGCGCAATTGAGGATATTTCCCTAAAGATAGCGGATGGACAATTTTGTGTGTTAGTCGGTCCTTCCGGATGTGGAAAATCAACGCTTTTACGCGCGATCGCCGGGTTAGAAACAGTTAGCGAAGGCAGTATTTATATTGCCGATCGGCTGGTGAATGAAATTCCCGCACGAGAACGAGATGTGGCAATGGTGTTTCAAAACTATGCCCTTTATCCTCATCTTACCGTTGCGGAGAACTTGGGGTTTGGCTTAAAAATGCGAAAAGCGCCGCCCAAAATAATCGAGCAGGAGGTACAGAAAACGGCGCAGTCTCTGGGAATTTCGCATCTGCTCAACCGTAAGCCCAAACAACTCTCTGGGGGACAACAACAGCGGGTTGCTCTAGGACGAGCGATTATTCGTCAGCCACAAGCTTTTCTTTTAGATGAACCCCTTTCTAATTTAGATGCTCAACTGCGGGAGGAAACTCGCGCCGAACTGAAACGCCTGCATCAGGAATTAGGCATTACGACGATCTATGTTACTCATGACCAAGGGGAAGCAATGACGCTTGCCGAACAACTTGTAGTGATTTCTCAAGGGCGCATTCAGCAGATTGGGACACCAGAAGAGGTCTATCATTTTCCGGCAAATCGTATGGTTGCTGGTTTTCTCGGCAGTCCTCCCATGAACTTTTTACAGGCCAAATATGCCGAGGGTTATTTTCATTGTGGCGAACAGCGTCTTCGTGCTACAGAGGGAGTGGAAAAAGACACTGCTTTCGCTTCACCAGAAAAGTTGTGTCTTGGCATTCGTCCAGAAGCCATTTCAGTTGCCAATTCTCTTTCGCAAGATGAATTAGCCTGTTTAAAGTTGGAAGTAGAACTGATTGAACCGTTAGGTCGAGAAACCTTGCTGCGAGGTCAGGTTTTAGGAACGAACGAAAGCCTCAATTTTTTCGTGTCAGGCATTTGGCAAGGTCACCGTCAAGAACATCTGAGTGTGCAGGTTGATTTAAATCAGTTATTTGTTTTCAATCAGAGTAGTGGTGATAGGATTTACCCGATCAAACTTCGCGATAATTGATCGTGAATACCCAAATTAGCCAAGCTCATATTTTAGATAAAATGCCTTTATTCGAGCGAAAAATAAGTATTAGTTTACTCATCACCTTTACCTTGCTGACGGGATGCAGTGAGAGCCTTCAACAACGTCTTGCTGCCGATCCCAATCTCCAAGAACAAGAAGAAAACACAACAACGACACCGACTCCTTCTTCGGAAGAACCGACTAATTCAGACTCATCAGACGCCTCTAATCCGTCGAATCCCCCAACCGACAATACCAACCGGACGACTCCTGAAACCACTGAAGAACCGACAGCAGAGGTACCTGAGACAATTCCCGTTTATCCTAACGCTGAGTTAGTGGGTCAAGAAACGAATGCAGAAGCCTCATCTGGTACTCTTGAACTCACGACAACCGATGAGAGGGCTGAAATTGCCAATTTTTATGAGCAAGCATTGAAGCAAGAGAATTGGGAAATTGTTACTCCCTTTACGCGTGAGGCAACGGCGGGTGAGCAAGTTCTTAGGGCCAAATCAAGTTCTCTTGCGTTACAAGTGACTCTCTTCGAGGAAACAGAAGACGCAGCAACGCAACGACTGCTGATTGAATATCAGCCCCTTGCTGATACCCGTCCTACAGCAGAACCCCCTCAGCCTGAAGAATCTGAAGACTCAACCCAGACCTCTGCTAGTCGGACTTTTACGGATTTAGAACAAACGCCTGATCCGTTAGCGCCTTATGTTCGGGATGTGGCTCAACTCGGAATTTTAACGCCAATTGCCAATGATAATCAAAGTGGGAAGCAGTTTGCCCCGAATCAAGCGATGACCCGTCGCACCTTTGCCCGTTGGCTATTCAAGGCGAATAACCGATTTTATCGCGATCGCGCCAGCCAACAAATTCGCCCGGTGCAACAAGCTCAAACCCCTGCCTTTACCGACATTCCTCCCTCCGATCCCGATTTTGCCATTATTCAAGGCTTAGCCGAAGCCGGATTAATCCCTTCGCGATTAACGGGAGATACAACAGTGACTCGTTTTCGTCCCGATGCCCCTTTAACTCGAGAAACCCTCTTTCTTTGGAAAGTCCCACTGGATACGCGAAGTAATCTCCCCGCTGCTGATGTCAACACAGTAAAAGAAACATGGGGCTTTCAAGATGCCAGTAAAATTGACCCGAAAGCCCTCGGTGCAATCGTTGCTGACTTCTCCAATGGCGAACAATCCACCTTGCGTCGTGTTTATGGCTATACGCAATTGTTACAACCAGAAAAAGCCGCCACCCGTGCTGAGGCGGCGGCTGCGTTGTGGTCATTTGGGACACAAGGGGAAATTGTGACCGCAAAAGAATTAACCCAAGATTGAGCGTTTGAGGTTCTCGTTGCCAAATAGGGCTTTTGTATTGGATTCTCCCGCTTGTTTCAGTTGGCGAGTCAGTTGAAGCGTGCAACTGATAATAACAACCCACTGGGCAAGTAAGGTAAAGCCAATACCAGTCGTGCTCACAATTGGCCCGGTGGCAATGGGGAAAAATGCAAAGGTTAGAACCTGTGGCAGTTCCAAAATACCGCCCACAGCAGTGGGAATAAACATGACACTACTGACGATGATGATGGCAAAAATACTCCGTTTCTGCGTTTTCATCAGTAAAACCAGTTGGGCGATGCAAGCATAAGCCAGGAACGCACTGCTAACCGACAAAACGGTGGCAAAAACCGAGATGCGATCATTGCCGAGTGGTAAGAACAGCACCGCTGGGGTGATAATTAAAATATTGGAGAGTAAGTTCAGCGCGATCGCGCCGTTAGCTGGACTTTCGTCTCCTCGCATTAAATCCGCGACTAAATTGTGGGTGTCTTTGCGATTCTTTTGCTGCCGATATCTAGCCCAATCTTGTAACGTTTGTCGATGGGGAGATAAGGCAATAATGAGTAATAAAAACACCATTAATTCAATGGCAAAAAAGATTTGAAAATTCCGAACGATGCTGTAGTCTTCCAAAGTCATAAAACCCAGTAAAGAGACTGTGACACTACCGGTAAACCAATAGCTTTTCGGTTTACTGAGAAGCGTGGCATGGGCGTTATGGAAGCGGCGGTTTAAGCCTTGCCAAACCCAGTACGTCCACCAAGCATAGTTGATCATTAATAGCGCGATCGCGCTGCTGGCATAATTCCAAACCGGGAAACTATACCAATGCAAAGTCATAGCATCTTTGAGGTTAAAGTAGCCAATGGTATCCAAAGAGTGAGGGGTTTGTCCGATTAAATAGGGCAAAGCCTTCCCCGGATAAAATAACGCTAGCCAATCAGAAGGATCGTTACTGACTAAAGAATTACCGTAGCCGCCGAGAGTCGCTAACCAGAGAAATAATAAGACAATTCCGGTGCCTAACCAAGCTTGAAAACTCCCTAATCCTGCCGTGACTAAACCATAGAGGAGTGCTGCACTAAAAAAGAAGGCACAACTGGCAACAACAACCAGATAAAATCCTAAAATTAGGGTCAGGGGAATCTCTGCTGCCAAGCCTGCAACCAAGTGGAGGGGTAAGGCTAACAAAATTACCGTATAAATAAGAATGGGAACTCCTAAAATTTTTCCCACTAAAAGATTCGTGGCGGAACGGGGACTCAGACGCACAAAATTTAAGGTTCCACTTTCTTCTTCTTTGGCCAGGTCGCTAATGAGTAAATAGGTTCCTGCGGCTAAGAGAACAATTAAAAAAGCAGCTGTTAACCAAGTAAATAAATCCAGCCACCATAATTGCCAATTCATCATTAAATTCCCAGCCGTATCTTCTAAACAATAATTATTCGGTGGATTGTGCATCTGGGCTGCACTTAACTCTTCGACTGGGGGCGTACCAATACAGTAACGATTGATGCGATTGACCGCAGACGGCAGTTCCCCTCTAAACCCCAAATAAATCAGTAGTTGGCTTAATAAAGAAGCGACTACTGCAATGGAAAGATTACGTCCTTTCCAACGTCCTTTAATTTCTCGCACCAGTTGCGGATTCCAATCACTGATGCGCGATCGCGCTGCTTCTAACATTCGACAACAACTCCTCGCTGATTGCGTTCTCAATTCCTGACCGAAATTCGGATTCATCTCCCTATGGACAGTTGACAATCTGTCTAACTATTTCAGTCGTCGTAGAATTGGCTCCAGTATACCCTGTTTCCACTGCTACCATAAAATTATTCTCACAAAATAAAGATAAAAATCAATATTGACTGATTAAAAATCAAGGCAGTCTTCTGTCAAGTGATTCCGTTTTTAAGGAGAGAAAAAGTAATGCTGACCCAAACTCAATCTTACACACCTGAAGAATACCTAGAATTAGAAGAAAACACAGAAGAAAGACATGAATATCGTGATGGAGAAATTGTTCTGATGACTGGAGGAACCACGAACCATAATGAAATTTCCGGAAATTTATATGCGCATCTTAAGTTTGGCTTAAGGAAACAAAATTATCGCGTTTATATCGGTGATGTTAAAGTTTGGATTCCACGTTATCGTCAATATACCTATCCGGATGTCATGGTGATTGCTGGGGAACCGGTTTATGCAGATCAGGGAACCACCACCGTCATGAATCCGATTTTAATTACAGAAGTCTTATCTCAATCCACTAAAAACTATGATCAAGGCGATAAATTTTTAGCCTATCGCTCAATTCCTGAATTAAGAGAATATATTTTAATTGACCAAACCCGATATCAGATTATGCAATATACCAAACAAAATGATCAGCAGTGGTTATTAACTGAGTATCTAGAGGAGAAAGCGACAATCGAGTTGCAAGGTTTGGACTTTGCTATCCCTATACTTGATTTGTATGAAGGGGTTGATTTCAGTTTGACTTAAGATGGTTGTTGATGATCCAGTTGTAAAAATAACTTTTCTAAATTTTGTTCTTGCGTATGAAAGCCAGTGATTTTAAAGCCTAAATCAAGCAGCGATCGCAGCAGGTCGGATTTATTGGCTTCGGTACCGCTAAATTCAACTTTAATCCGCTTTTCTGTGGGCATAATTTCATAGGTTCCTACGCCTTGAAAGCGCGGTAAAATCTCTGCCAACTCTTCAATGCGATCTACCGTAGAAATGATTAATTCTTGTTGGGAATACCGTTGATAAAGATCTTTTAAAGACGCACTTTCTACTAGGTATCCTAACTCCATAATACCAATCGAAGTACAAAGTTCAGCAAGATCACTGAGGACATGAGAAGAAATTAAGATCGTCATTCCCGCTTCTTGTAAAACCTTAATAATTTCTCGAAATTGTTGACGAGACATCGGGTCAAGACCGGAAACAGGTTCATCTAAGAGTAATAAAATCGGTTCATGAATAATGGTTCGGGCTAAACTCAACCGTTGACGCATTCCTCGGGATAAAGTGGCAATCAAACTATGGCGTTTAGAGGTGAGTTGAACTAATTCTAAAACCTCTTCTAAGCGCCGTCGTAATTGGGGTTGACGCAGATAATAAAGCCGACCAAAATACTCTAAATAATCCCAAACGGTAAGATCGTCATAAAGGGGAAAATCATCAGGAAGATAGCCTAAGCGACGCTTGAGAGGGAAATAAGATTGATGGAAGCGGACCGGTTCATCAAACCAATACACTTCTCCCACGGTTGGCTCTTCAATCCCTGCTAACATCTGGATTAGGGTCGTCTTGCCAGCACCATTGGGACCAATTAACCCATAAACTTCTCCTGTCTCAATCGTTAAATCAACATCATAAACGGCCAGTTGACGATCATATTGCTTAGTTAATCCACGGGTTTCGATGGCTAAATTGTTCATGGTCAAATTGAAAAGTGAGACACAAAGAATTGATAATAACTGTGCTTTCTGCTCCAATGATACTCAACCTGTAAGCAAACCATGACAAATTGTCACTCGTCAATCAATAAATGCTATTTGCTGATGTTTCCCCTCTTTCCCAACCTAAGTTAGAAACTGTTGTTCCGGCAAAAAATGACTCTCAGCTTGCCTTAATTGAACGCCGCAATGGAGTAGTTAATACGGGACAGAAGATTACTCATGTTCAAATTCAAATCAGAGGAGGAAAAACACGGCGATGGCAAATTGCCCAGAGAGGGACAGCTTCCACGCCAGAGGTCCTAGAAGTAATGGCAGATCGCCAAACCTATAATCCTCAAACTCAGGTCATTACAGCAGAAGGAAATGTCACGGTTCGCTTTGCGCAAGGGGTTCTAGTGGCCGATGAATTAAAAATTAATACGGCAACTCGGTTGGCAGTGGGAACGGGGAATATTAGCTTCCGGCGCGGGGAACAAGTTTTAAATGGCGATCGCTTTGAATACAATTTTCTGCAAGATGAAGGGGTTATCGAAAATGGCAGCGGGGAAATCTATCAACCGACGCTGGACCGAGATGTATCCTTTGGTTTGAGTGGTGGCACAGCAGCAACCTTACCAGCAACCCCCCTCACTGAACCACCGATTCAAGATGTGACTCAAGATACGCAATTTCAGTTTTCTGCTGGGGGAGGAGGAGGAGTAGAAAATTTTTCTGTTCCCGAGACGGGCGG comes from the Cyanobacteria bacterium GSL.Bin1 genome and includes:
- a CDS encoding histidine kinase codes for the protein MTQTSRQWKKLFIFNLRWRGGIMIALPVICLLTAILMIAGLRSQTANARTQEQKSQSILNAANALLLGLQGAESEVRGYSVTQNQTFLDNYEKAQTTINKNCDELQALAQESAIQKTEVAQIQELVKQQLNHLEATIQLSQNSTKITQQSSVLDRQLLKNEIQFQELENVIAQFIEQQKNAQAQREAKVETWKNLTTQVQWLALIVGLTATGGAIYLFINLDHQLSQYTDRIEESNAYLARTTQTLEKRNQELDQFAYIVSHDLKAPLRAIANLSSWIEEDLAGRLDPEMQHQMDLLRGRVHRMEAFINGILEYSRVGRMRSQVETVNVESLLKEIIDSLAPPPEFTIEFSTPMPTLVTDPLPLQQIFTNLISNAIKHHHRCDGKIFIASQELANAYQFSISDDGPGIDSKFHEKIFIMFQTLQARDTVENTGVGLAIIKKILDDKGGTIKVESEPEKGTTFYFTWLKR
- a CDS encoding response regulator yields the protein MSKKQLNILLVEDDEVDVMTVQRAFKKNNLLKDHQLFVANNGIEALNLLRGEGTETMPLHNRLVLLDLNMPKMGGIEFLHELRADPCLQTTSVIVLTTSDEDRDKVEAYKFNVAGYILKPVTFDKFVDTIAVIDEYWQLSQLPTIYPDH
- a CDS encoding response regulator, which translates into the protein MVKVLLVEDDEVDRMAVERALKKGVEDELIILSADNCTSALDNLDSHDDLECVFLDYRLPDGDGLSLIEQIRSQYSKLPLVVLTGQGDHQVAVDLMKAGAIDYLSKAEISPENLSQSLHRAVRVYRAEREAEAANARLRESEERYRLVLEGSNEGIWDWNVESQVVYCNDRFLQMIGLAPGEREIEKDQFYGQIHPDDRAQVKATVEDCLLGTINQIEVEFRVRHTSGEYRYCIARGKAQHTLRGEARRLSGVLIDITERKRNEVRSQFLAEASQLLSSSLEYRTTLENLARLAVPRLADWCAIDVVDGEGVYGSPPSLKRIAVAHVDPNKANLVWQLEPYLNNQEKKQYHCGAAVLRSHGSDACFYVNGAKNYDMAVDQEHLHILEALDCRSYICVPLAVGEEILGTLLFASSESGRHYTQADLSLAEDLAQRAALAIENARLYQEAQEATNNLRTTFRILQEQEQQLRTLQQLTNLLNQRLSNLPELLKVMAQATYKTIAHAEVCLIALYNSHQEVMLTVVAGEQTENVDLKQVFSLEKGVLKSVFTHGKPEIYQNDQGIEQLPHLMYGVAIESAKSGRLGILAVGRWHQNARENFQATFNEEDQKLLKAVGEQAAIAIDNARLIKSLEEGEERLEQQNKILAQQNQELEKQQRHIKLQNIKLLEAARLKSQFIATMSHELRTPMNAIIGFSQLLLRQVKETLKPQHTQMLERILSNGKTLLALINDILDLSKMEAGRLELRLERCNLQTVISDTVEELRSLADEKKIALNFRSELKNPWVTNDSTRIRQVIINLLSNAIKFTEEGSVTVIVRELPENWIKIMVQDTGIGMTEEEKSQIFEAFRQVDQTLTRKYPGTGLGLAITDSLVSLMGGEITVHSVIHQGSSFEVKLPREVKEEDNKTYSQSSCQSGHLY
- a CDS encoding phycobiliprotein lyase; protein product: MKVQSKPLSTQTEPLIAQFFRTTAGHWHSQRRYYTLTDGKTKEVTSEIWVEFLEAGSEALAILEGLHEFPPRTLLCGAKVSWRSEDSKTGKKQSEDSTLFGALGNTLYRDRGFAIASPVTAEYYFTNPNTLCLRTEYNGSVFEEELKLISDRYRTRQTIISRAGEEIMIGQYLEKRIS
- the ugpC gene encoding sn-glycerol-3-phosphate ABC transporter ATP-binding protein UgpC — protein: MAKVELRQVSRRYGKTSAIEDISLKIADGQFCVLVGPSGCGKSTLLRAIAGLETVSEGSIYIADRLVNEIPARERDVAMVFQNYALYPHLTVAENLGFGLKMRKAPPKIIEQEVQKTAQSLGISHLLNRKPKQLSGGQQQRVALGRAIIRQPQAFLLDEPLSNLDAQLREETRAELKRLHQELGITTIYVTHDQGEAMTLAEQLVVISQGRIQQIGTPEEVYHFPANRMVAGFLGSPPMNFLQAKYAEGYFHCGEQRLRATEGVEKDTAFASPEKLCLGIRPEAISVANSLSQDELACLKLEVELIEPLGRETLLRGQVLGTNESLNFFVSGIWQGHRQEHLSVQVDLNQLFVFNQSSGDRIYPIKLRDN
- a CDS encoding S-layer protein, which encodes MPLFERKISISLLITFTLLTGCSESLQQRLAADPNLQEQEENTTTTPTPSSEEPTNSDSSDASNPSNPPTDNTNRTTPETTEEPTAEVPETIPVYPNAELVGQETNAEASSGTLELTTTDERAEIANFYEQALKQENWEIVTPFTREATAGEQVLRAKSSSLALQVTLFEETEDAATQRLLIEYQPLADTRPTAEPPQPEESEDSTQTSASRTFTDLEQTPDPLAPYVRDVAQLGILTPIANDNQSGKQFAPNQAMTRRTFARWLFKANNRFYRDRASQQIRPVQQAQTPAFTDIPPSDPDFAIIQGLAEAGLIPSRLTGDTTVTRFRPDAPLTRETLFLWKVPLDTRSNLPAADVNTVKETWGFQDASKIDPKALGAIVADFSNGEQSTLRRVYGYTQLLQPEKAATRAEAAAALWSFGTQGEIVTAKELTQD
- a CDS encoding Uma2 family endonuclease, translated to MLTQTQSYTPEEYLELEENTEERHEYRDGEIVLMTGGTTNHNEISGNLYAHLKFGLRKQNYRVYIGDVKVWIPRYRQYTYPDVMVIAGEPVYADQGTTTVMNPILITEVLSQSTKNYDQGDKFLAYRSIPELREYILIDQTRYQIMQYTKQNDQQWLLTEYLEEKATIELQGLDFAIPILDLYEGVDFSLT
- a CDS encoding ATP-binding cassette domain-containing protein; this translates as MNNLAIETRGLTKQYDRQLAVYDVDLTIETGEVYGLIGPNGAGKTTLIQMLAGIEEPTVGEVYWFDEPVRFHQSYFPLKRRLGYLPDDFPLYDDLTVWDYLEYFGRLYYLRQPQLRRRLEEVLELVQLTSKRHSLIATLSRGMRQRLSLARTIIHEPILLLLDEPVSGLDPMSRQQFREIIKVLQEAGMTILISSHVLSDLAELCTSIGIMELGYLVESASLKDLYQRYSQQELIISTVDRIEELAEILPRFQGVGTYEIMPTEKRIKVEFSGTEANKSDLLRSLLDLGFKITGFHTQEQNLEKLFLQLDHQQPS